In a genomic window of Thalassophryne amazonica chromosome 12, fThaAma1.1, whole genome shotgun sequence:
- the per2 gene encoding period circadian protein homolog 2 isoform X3 gives MSKDSDSKPYHFAGLEDENGASRSTDSVPRGASVCGSMAQLCRMSGYSQGDPDLGLPSEGSDSSGQDPHASPHNHRKSTRSHAHPEEDMEMKSSGSSGSGTESHGNESHGNESHGNESNGHESAGSSSGLSKDSALLESSGSNKSSNSHSPSPPSSSNAFSLLSSEQDNPSTSGCSSQESAKAKTQKEVLKTLKELKRHLPAEKRQNNKSTTLNTLKYALRCVKQVEANEEYFQLLMINDSQPSGLDVSSYTIEEIDSITSEYTLKNNDIFAVAVSLITGRIVYISDQAASILSCKQDVFNNAKFVEFLTPQDVSVFYSFTTPYRLPSWSMCTGAESSPPDCVQEKSFFCRISGGKECEGDLHYYPFRMTPYLMKVQDSVHSEDQFCCLLLAERVHSGYDAPRIPTDKRIFTTTHTPSCVFQDIDERAVPLLGYLPQDLIGTQVLLHLHPNDRPVMLAIHRKILQYAGQPFDHSSLRFCAQNGEYIILDTSWSSFVNPWSRKVSFVIGRHKVRMGPVNEDIFVAPISTLSEMKATDSDIQDITEQIRQLLLQPVHSSGPDGYCSLNTNEHILSMSSSSESLDCIRSKMRPEEQEEAGCKSRPRTFQEICKGIHLQKNQEHQVSLASATKPHNKRGSGIDLFHKSPVVVRPKDSAVPHNWRETGTAVEESRSSIQEELTFNDQSMYSYQQISCLDSVIRYLESCNVPNTMKRKCQSSSITTSSNSEDKKGPNRMQVSEEPPLLKDPTALAVLDDQDKKSSEAATAVVGASLPLPVPNKPESVVSITSLCSYSSTIVHVGDKKLQPESEIIEDIPGAGETTECIQNPAAPPCAVSPPSHEREPYKKLGLTKQVLAAHTQKEEQAFLHRFRESPSSTGLKTNCSQYLECQKEQITSRGGRSCKQGGLGAEPTTRRGVRNKKSNKKLKRARQIESSDSTVSQHTEQQLRPPFLNHGLNPTSWSPSETSQSTFPLVYPTLMPGCPLQVYPRANSIGHRTEPTPTGLMDAHSNQPPSCTPSIHPTPYTAPMVAPIVALVLPHYVYPPLAPGLQPPQPLYHIEPSSLPIPPQSFGQTIFPGESTFSGPAPSSVQTQFHSPNAFPPQPGFQTPSVDLIPSSENHKAPMEGQSRSSTPQSGGGQESPPLFQSSCSSPLNLLKLELSTDRQEGISLPSGGQGTNLTERDKGANSSQAKERDLKQPALILLGLSGPLYYQYWDKVCCRLRAYNKEASSRGDGSNSDANSSSSDMLDIILHEDSCSGTGSATSGSMGSESNGCRTSASGTSKSRTSGSGASGSGTGSNNSSKYFGSVDSSQNSQKVKGHLSSSKGRPAESEQNPNLVKYVLQDPVWLLTANTDDKVMMTYQLPSRDIQMVLREDKEKLRLLHKNQPRFTDEQKKELIEVHPWIKTGGLPKVIDVKMCLCCDDGSEATSEDEPELNVDDTGTGEVTCQKMLREERSHAAGAPSSCRGPSLVSVLQPQTVYL, from the exons ATGTCAAAAGATTCTGACTCCAAGCCTTATCACTTTGCGGGACTGGAAGACGAAAACGGAGCCTCCAGGTCTACAGATTCCGTACCTCGGGGAGCATCAGTGTGCGGTTCCATGGCACAGTTGTGCCGGATGAGTGGCTACAGCCAAGGTGATCCTGACTTAGGCCTACCATCTGAGGGTAGTGACAGCAGTGGTCAGGACCCTCATGCTTCACCCCACAACCATCGCAAGAGCACCCGTTCCCATGCGCACCCAGAGGAGGACATGGAGATGAAGAGCAGTGGATCAAGTGGGAGTGGAACTGAATCACATGGTAATGAAAGTCACGGCAATGAGAGTCATGGCAATGAAAGTAACGGCCATGAATCAGCTGGCAGCTCCAGTGGCCTCAGCAAAGACTCTGCCCTGCTGGAATCTTCTGGAAGCAACAAAAG TTCAAACTCCCACAGTCCGTCTCCTCCTAGCAGCTCCAACGCTTTCAGCCTGTTGAGCTCAGAGCAGGACAACCCGTCCACCAGCGGCTGCAG TAGTCAGGAGTCCGCCAAAGCCAAGACGCAGAAAGAGGTGCTTAAAACTCTGAAGGAACTGAAGCGTCATCTACCCGCTGAGAAGAGACAGAATAACAAGTCCACCACGCTGAACACCCTCAAATACGCCCTGCGCTGTGTCAAACAAGTGGAAG CCAATGAGGAGTATTTCCAGCTGCTGATGATCAATGACAGCCAGCCTTCAGGCCTGGACGTGTCTTCTTACACCATCGAGGAGATCGACAGCATAACATCTGaatacaccctcaaaaacaac GATATATTTGCAGTCGCCGTGTCGCTGATCACCGGAAGGATCGTCTACATCTCCGATCAGGCTGCCTCCATCCTCAGCTGCAAACAGGACGTGTTCAACAACGCCAAGTTTGTGGAGTTTCTCACACCGCAGGACGTCAGCGTGTTCTACAGCTTCACCACACCGTACCGTCTGCCCTCATGGAGCATGTGCACCGGAGCAG AGTCATCACCGCCGGACTGCGTCCAGGAGAAGTCTTTCTTCTGTCGGATCAG TGGGGGTAAAGAGTGTGAGGGCGACCTACACTACTACCCATTCCGCATGACGCCCTACCTGATGAAAGTCCAGGACTCTGTGCATTCTGAGGACCAGTTCTGCTGCCTCCTCCTGGCTGAGAGGGTTCACTCAGGTTATGATG cACCAAGAATCCCAACAGACAAGCGTATCTTCACCACCACACACACTCCAAGTTGTGTGTTCCAGGATATAGATGAAAG AGCTGTTCCGCTCCTCGGGTACCTCCCCCAGGACCTGATCGGCACCCAGGTTCTCCTCCACCTCCATCCTAATGACCGACCAGTCATGCTGGCTATTCACAGAAAGA TCCTTCAGTACGCGGGGCAGCCGTTTGACCACTCGTCTCTGCGCTTCTGTGCACAAAACGGAGAATACATCATCCTCGACACCAGCTGGTCCAGTTTTGTCAACCCCTGGAGCCGCAAAGTCTCCTTTGTAATTGGGAGACACAAAGTCAGAAT GGGTCCGGTGAATGAGGACATTTTTGTGGCTCCGATCTCCACTCTAAGTGAGATGAAGGCGACAGACTCTGACATCCAGGACATTACTGAGCAGATCCGTCAACTCCTGCTCCAG CCGGTTCATAGCTCAGGGCCCGATGGCTACTGCAGCCTGAACACCAATGAACACATTCTGAGTATGAGCTCCTCCAGTGAGAGCCTGGACTGCATCAGGAGCAAGATGAGACCAGAAGAGCAGGAGGAGGCAGGCTGCAAGTCCAGACCG AGAACATTTCAGGAAATCTGTAAAGGAATTCACCTTCAGAAGAACCAGGAGCATCAGGTCTCCTTGGCTTCTGCCACCAAACCCCATAACAAGAGAGGCAGCGGCA TAGACTTGTTTCACAAGAGTCCAGTTGTGGTGCGCCCCAAAGACTCAGCTGTACCTCACAACTGGAGGGAGACGGGGACGGCTGTGGAAGAGAGTCGTTCTTCCATCCAGGAGGAGCTGACCTTTAATGATCAGAGCATGTACTCGTACCAGCAGATCAGCTGTCTGGACAGCGTCATCAG GTATCTGGAGAGCTGTAATGTTCCCAACACAATGAAGAGAAAGTGCCAGTCTTCCTCCATCACCACGTCCTCCAACTCAGAGGACAAGAAGGGTCCCAACCGCATGCAGGTGTCAGAAG AACCTCctttgttgaaagatccaactGCTCTCGCTGTGTTGGACGATCAAGACAAAAAATCCAGCGAGGCAGCGACAGCAGTGGTAGGCGCTTCACTGCCACTACCTGTACCCAACAAACCGGAAAGTGTGGTGTCCATAACCAGCCTGTGTAGCTACAGCAGTACCATTGTGCATGTTGGGGACAAGAAACTTCAACCAGAGTCAG AAATCATAGAAGATATTCCAGGTGCAGGAGAGACGACAGAATGCATCCAGAACCCCGCGGCACCTCCTTGTGCTGTTTCACCTCCCAGTCATGAGAGGGAGCCGTACAAGAAACTGGGGTTGACAAAGCAGGTTTTAGCAGCTCATACACAGAAGGAGGAACAGGCCTTTCTGCATCGATTTAGGGAGTCTCCCAGCTCCACAGGACTCAAAACAAACTGCTCTCAGTATCTGGAGTGCCAGAAGGAGCAGATCACCAGCAGAG GTGGTCGATCCTGCAAACAAGGTGGATTAGGCGCGGAACCCACAACACGCCGGGGTGTGCGGAACAAGAAGTCTAACAAGAAGTTAAAGCGTGCACGGCAGATTGAGTCCTCTGACAGCACCGTCTCACAGCACACAGAACAACAGCTGCGGCCACCTTTTCTAAACCACGGCCTTAACCCAACCTCTTGGTCACCATCGGAAACATCGCAGTCCACATTTCCATTAGTGTACCCCACGCTGATGCCAGGGTGCCCCCTCCAGGTTTACCCAAGAGCAAATTCTATAGGTCATCGCACTGAACCCACGCCAACGGGCTTAATGGATGCCCATAGCAACCAACCTCCATCCTGCACACCATCAATTCATCCTACTCCCTACACTGCCCCCATGGTGGCTCCTATTGTGGCTCTAGTACTGCCCCACTACGTGTATCCACCACTGGCACCTGGACTTCAGCCACCGCAGCCCTTATACCACATAGAGCCCAGCAGCCTTCCTATTCCACCACAATCTTTTGGACAGACTATTTTCCCTGGCGAGAGCACCTTCAGCGGTCCAGCTCCTTCAAGTGTTCAGACTCAGTTCCACTCACCGAATGCTTTCCCTCCTCAACCAGGCTTCCAAACTCCTTCTGTGGATCTCATTCCATCTTCGGAAAACCACAAGGCCCCTATGGAGGGCCAGTCACGCTCCTCAACACCACAGTCTGGAGGAGGTCAAGAATCCCCACCCCTGTTCCAGTCCAGCTGCAGCTCTCCCCTTAACCTATTAAAGCTGGAGTTGTCCACTGACAGGCAGGAGGGCATATCACTACCTTCTGGAGGACAGGGGACCAATCTCACTGAAAGAGATAAAGGAGCAAACAGCAGCCAAGCCAAGGAGAGAGATCTAAAGCAG CCAGCTCTCATTCTACTTGGTCTATCTGGACCCTTGTATTACCAATATTGGGATAAAGTGTGCTGTAGGTTGAGGGCTTACAACAAAGAG GCAAGCTCACGAGGTGACGGGAGCAACAGTGATGCCAACTCCTCATCCAGTGACATGTTGGACATTATCCTACATGAAGACTCCTGCTCGGGCACTGGCTCCGCCACATCTGGTTCCATGGGTTCTGAGTCCAACGGCTGCAGAACCTCAGCTAGCGGGACGTCCAAGAGCAGAACATCAGGCAGTGGAGCCTCTGGCAGTGGGACAG GGAGTAACAACAGTAGTAAATACTTCGGTAGTGTGGACTCCTCCCAGAACAGccagaaggtcaaaggtcacttgAGCAGCAGTAAGGGGAGGCCTGCGGAGTCGGAGCAGAACCCAAACCTCGTCAAGTACGTACTGCAGGACCCCGTGTGGCTGCTCACCGCCAACACAGATGACAAGGTCATGATGACATATCAGCTGCCGTCACG AGACATTCAGATGGTGCTCAGAGAGGACAAAGAGAAGCTCCGGCTCCTGCACAAGAACCAGCCACGATTCACAGACGAGCAGAAGAAGGAGTTGATCGAAGTCCATCCCTGGATTAAGACCGGAGGTCTACCCAAGGTCATAGATGTCAAA ATGTGCTTGTGCTGCGATGACGGCTCGGAAGCCACGTCAGAGGACGAACCGGAGCTGAACGTTGACGACACGGGGACGGGGGAGGTCACCTGCCAGAAGATGCTGAGGGAGGAGCGCTCACACGCTGCCGGCGCCCCCTCCTCCTGCCGCGGCCCCTCACTGGTCTCGGTCCTCCAGCCACAGACAGTTTACCTGTAA
- the per2 gene encoding period circadian protein homolog 2 isoform X4, which produces MSKDSDSKPYHFAGLEDENGASRSTDSVPRGASVCGSMAQLCRMSGYSQGDPDLGLPSEGSDSSGQDPHASPHNHRKSTRSHAHPEEDMEMKSSGSSGSGTESHGNESHGNESHGNESNGHESAGSSSGLSKDSALLESSGSNKSSSNSHSPSPPSSSNAFSLLSSEQDNPSTSGCSSQESAKAKTQKEVLKTLKELKRHLPAEKRQNNKSTTLNTLKYALRCVKQVEANEEYFQLLMINDSQPSGLDVSSYTIEEIDSITSEYTLKNNDIFAVAVSLITGRIVYISDQAASILSCKQDVFNNAKFVEFLTPQDVSVFYSFTTPYRLPSWSMCTGAESSPPDCVQEKSFFCRISGGKECEGDLHYYPFRMTPYLMKVQDSVHSEDQFCCLLLAERVHSGYDAPRIPTDKRIFTTTHTPSCVFQDIDERAVPLLGYLPQDLIGTQVLLHLHPNDRPVMLAIHRKILQYAGQPFDHSSLRFCAQNGEYIILDTSWSSFVNPWSRKVSFVIGRHKVRMGPVNEDIFVAPISTLSEMKATDSDIQDITEQIRQLLLQPVHSSGPDGYCSLNTNEHILSMSSSSESLDCIRSKMRPEEQEEAGCKSRPRTFQEICKGIHLQKNQEHQVSLASATKPHNKRGSGIDLFHKSPVVVRPKDSAVPHNWRETGTAVEESRSSIQEELTFNDQSMYSYQQISCLDSVIRYLESCNVPNTMKRKCQSSSITTSSNSEDKKGPNRMQVSEEPPLLKDPTALAVLDDQDKKSSEAATAVVGASLPLPVPNKPESVVSITSLCSYSSTIVHVGDKKLQPESEIIEDIPGAGETTECIQNPAAPPCAVSPPSHEREPYKKLGLTKQVLAAHTQKEEQAFLHRFRESPSSTGLKTNCSQYLECQKEQITSRGGRSCKQGGLGAEPTTRRGVRNKKSNKKLKRARQIESSDSTVSQHTEQQLRPPFLNHGLNPTSWSPSETSQSTFPLVYPTLMPGCPLQVYPRANSIGHRTEPTPTGLMDAHSNQPPSCTPSIHPTPYTAPMVAPIVALVLPHYVYPPLAPGLQPPQPLYHIEPSSLPIPPQSFGQTIFPGESTFSGPAPSSVQTQFHSPNAFPPQPGFQTPSVDLIPSSENHKAPMEGQSRSSTPQSGGGQESPPLFQSSCSSPLNLLKLELSTDRQEGISLPSGGQGTNLTERDKGANSSQAKERDLKQASSRGDGSNSDANSSSSDMLDIILHEDSCSGTGSATSGSMGSESNGCRTSASGTSKSRTSGSGASGSGTGSNNSSKYFGSVDSSQNSQKVKGHLSSSKGRPAESEQNPNLVKYVLQDPVWLLTANTDDKVMMTYQLPSRDIQMVLREDKEKLRLLHKNQPRFTDEQKKELIEVHPWIKTGGLPKVIDVKMCLCCDDGSEATSEDEPELNVDDTGTGEVTCQKMLREERSHAAGAPSSCRGPSLVSVLQPQTVYL; this is translated from the exons ATGTCAAAAGATTCTGACTCCAAGCCTTATCACTTTGCGGGACTGGAAGACGAAAACGGAGCCTCCAGGTCTACAGATTCCGTACCTCGGGGAGCATCAGTGTGCGGTTCCATGGCACAGTTGTGCCGGATGAGTGGCTACAGCCAAGGTGATCCTGACTTAGGCCTACCATCTGAGGGTAGTGACAGCAGTGGTCAGGACCCTCATGCTTCACCCCACAACCATCGCAAGAGCACCCGTTCCCATGCGCACCCAGAGGAGGACATGGAGATGAAGAGCAGTGGATCAAGTGGGAGTGGAACTGAATCACATGGTAATGAAAGTCACGGCAATGAGAGTCATGGCAATGAAAGTAACGGCCATGAATCAGCTGGCAGCTCCAGTGGCCTCAGCAAAGACTCTGCCCTGCTGGAATCTTCTGGAAGCAACAAAAG TAGTTCAAACTCCCACAGTCCGTCTCCTCCTAGCAGCTCCAACGCTTTCAGCCTGTTGAGCTCAGAGCAGGACAACCCGTCCACCAGCGGCTGCAG TAGTCAGGAGTCCGCCAAAGCCAAGACGCAGAAAGAGGTGCTTAAAACTCTGAAGGAACTGAAGCGTCATCTACCCGCTGAGAAGAGACAGAATAACAAGTCCACCACGCTGAACACCCTCAAATACGCCCTGCGCTGTGTCAAACAAGTGGAAG CCAATGAGGAGTATTTCCAGCTGCTGATGATCAATGACAGCCAGCCTTCAGGCCTGGACGTGTCTTCTTACACCATCGAGGAGATCGACAGCATAACATCTGaatacaccctcaaaaacaac GATATATTTGCAGTCGCCGTGTCGCTGATCACCGGAAGGATCGTCTACATCTCCGATCAGGCTGCCTCCATCCTCAGCTGCAAACAGGACGTGTTCAACAACGCCAAGTTTGTGGAGTTTCTCACACCGCAGGACGTCAGCGTGTTCTACAGCTTCACCACACCGTACCGTCTGCCCTCATGGAGCATGTGCACCGGAGCAG AGTCATCACCGCCGGACTGCGTCCAGGAGAAGTCTTTCTTCTGTCGGATCAG TGGGGGTAAAGAGTGTGAGGGCGACCTACACTACTACCCATTCCGCATGACGCCCTACCTGATGAAAGTCCAGGACTCTGTGCATTCTGAGGACCAGTTCTGCTGCCTCCTCCTGGCTGAGAGGGTTCACTCAGGTTATGATG cACCAAGAATCCCAACAGACAAGCGTATCTTCACCACCACACACACTCCAAGTTGTGTGTTCCAGGATATAGATGAAAG AGCTGTTCCGCTCCTCGGGTACCTCCCCCAGGACCTGATCGGCACCCAGGTTCTCCTCCACCTCCATCCTAATGACCGACCAGTCATGCTGGCTATTCACAGAAAGA TCCTTCAGTACGCGGGGCAGCCGTTTGACCACTCGTCTCTGCGCTTCTGTGCACAAAACGGAGAATACATCATCCTCGACACCAGCTGGTCCAGTTTTGTCAACCCCTGGAGCCGCAAAGTCTCCTTTGTAATTGGGAGACACAAAGTCAGAAT GGGTCCGGTGAATGAGGACATTTTTGTGGCTCCGATCTCCACTCTAAGTGAGATGAAGGCGACAGACTCTGACATCCAGGACATTACTGAGCAGATCCGTCAACTCCTGCTCCAG CCGGTTCATAGCTCAGGGCCCGATGGCTACTGCAGCCTGAACACCAATGAACACATTCTGAGTATGAGCTCCTCCAGTGAGAGCCTGGACTGCATCAGGAGCAAGATGAGACCAGAAGAGCAGGAGGAGGCAGGCTGCAAGTCCAGACCG AGAACATTTCAGGAAATCTGTAAAGGAATTCACCTTCAGAAGAACCAGGAGCATCAGGTCTCCTTGGCTTCTGCCACCAAACCCCATAACAAGAGAGGCAGCGGCA TAGACTTGTTTCACAAGAGTCCAGTTGTGGTGCGCCCCAAAGACTCAGCTGTACCTCACAACTGGAGGGAGACGGGGACGGCTGTGGAAGAGAGTCGTTCTTCCATCCAGGAGGAGCTGACCTTTAATGATCAGAGCATGTACTCGTACCAGCAGATCAGCTGTCTGGACAGCGTCATCAG GTATCTGGAGAGCTGTAATGTTCCCAACACAATGAAGAGAAAGTGCCAGTCTTCCTCCATCACCACGTCCTCCAACTCAGAGGACAAGAAGGGTCCCAACCGCATGCAGGTGTCAGAAG AACCTCctttgttgaaagatccaactGCTCTCGCTGTGTTGGACGATCAAGACAAAAAATCCAGCGAGGCAGCGACAGCAGTGGTAGGCGCTTCACTGCCACTACCTGTACCCAACAAACCGGAAAGTGTGGTGTCCATAACCAGCCTGTGTAGCTACAGCAGTACCATTGTGCATGTTGGGGACAAGAAACTTCAACCAGAGTCAG AAATCATAGAAGATATTCCAGGTGCAGGAGAGACGACAGAATGCATCCAGAACCCCGCGGCACCTCCTTGTGCTGTTTCACCTCCCAGTCATGAGAGGGAGCCGTACAAGAAACTGGGGTTGACAAAGCAGGTTTTAGCAGCTCATACACAGAAGGAGGAACAGGCCTTTCTGCATCGATTTAGGGAGTCTCCCAGCTCCACAGGACTCAAAACAAACTGCTCTCAGTATCTGGAGTGCCAGAAGGAGCAGATCACCAGCAGAG GTGGTCGATCCTGCAAACAAGGTGGATTAGGCGCGGAACCCACAACACGCCGGGGTGTGCGGAACAAGAAGTCTAACAAGAAGTTAAAGCGTGCACGGCAGATTGAGTCCTCTGACAGCACCGTCTCACAGCACACAGAACAACAGCTGCGGCCACCTTTTCTAAACCACGGCCTTAACCCAACCTCTTGGTCACCATCGGAAACATCGCAGTCCACATTTCCATTAGTGTACCCCACGCTGATGCCAGGGTGCCCCCTCCAGGTTTACCCAAGAGCAAATTCTATAGGTCATCGCACTGAACCCACGCCAACGGGCTTAATGGATGCCCATAGCAACCAACCTCCATCCTGCACACCATCAATTCATCCTACTCCCTACACTGCCCCCATGGTGGCTCCTATTGTGGCTCTAGTACTGCCCCACTACGTGTATCCACCACTGGCACCTGGACTTCAGCCACCGCAGCCCTTATACCACATAGAGCCCAGCAGCCTTCCTATTCCACCACAATCTTTTGGACAGACTATTTTCCCTGGCGAGAGCACCTTCAGCGGTCCAGCTCCTTCAAGTGTTCAGACTCAGTTCCACTCACCGAATGCTTTCCCTCCTCAACCAGGCTTCCAAACTCCTTCTGTGGATCTCATTCCATCTTCGGAAAACCACAAGGCCCCTATGGAGGGCCAGTCACGCTCCTCAACACCACAGTCTGGAGGAGGTCAAGAATCCCCACCCCTGTTCCAGTCCAGCTGCAGCTCTCCCCTTAACCTATTAAAGCTGGAGTTGTCCACTGACAGGCAGGAGGGCATATCACTACCTTCTGGAGGACAGGGGACCAATCTCACTGAAAGAGATAAAGGAGCAAACAGCAGCCAAGCCAAGGAGAGAGATCTAAAGCAG GCAAGCTCACGAGGTGACGGGAGCAACAGTGATGCCAACTCCTCATCCAGTGACATGTTGGACATTATCCTACATGAAGACTCCTGCTCGGGCACTGGCTCCGCCACATCTGGTTCCATGGGTTCTGAGTCCAACGGCTGCAGAACCTCAGCTAGCGGGACGTCCAAGAGCAGAACATCAGGCAGTGGAGCCTCTGGCAGTGGGACAG GGAGTAACAACAGTAGTAAATACTTCGGTAGTGTGGACTCCTCCCAGAACAGccagaaggtcaaaggtcacttgAGCAGCAGTAAGGGGAGGCCTGCGGAGTCGGAGCAGAACCCAAACCTCGTCAAGTACGTACTGCAGGACCCCGTGTGGCTGCTCACCGCCAACACAGATGACAAGGTCATGATGACATATCAGCTGCCGTCACG AGACATTCAGATGGTGCTCAGAGAGGACAAAGAGAAGCTCCGGCTCCTGCACAAGAACCAGCCACGATTCACAGACGAGCAGAAGAAGGAGTTGATCGAAGTCCATCCCTGGATTAAGACCGGAGGTCTACCCAAGGTCATAGATGTCAAA ATGTGCTTGTGCTGCGATGACGGCTCGGAAGCCACGTCAGAGGACGAACCGGAGCTGAACGTTGACGACACGGGGACGGGGGAGGTCACCTGCCAGAAGATGCTGAGGGAGGAGCGCTCACACGCTGCCGGCGCCCCCTCCTCCTGCCGCGGCCCCTCACTGGTCTCGGTCCTCCAGCCACAGACAGTTTACCTGTAA